Proteins encoded within one genomic window of Pongo pygmaeus isolate AG05252 chromosome 6, NHGRI_mPonPyg2-v2.0_pri, whole genome shotgun sequence:
- the LOC129040095 gene encoding nucleophosmin-like isoform X2 has translation MGMRPLRPQNYLFTVEEDAESEDEDKEVVKLLSISGKQSAPGGGSKLPQKRVKLAADEDGGGDDFDDKETEEKHQMEKTQNHHQHQDQMDKNPSKKQQKTPETPKGPSSVEDIKAKMQASIEKGGSIPTVEAKFISYVKNCFQMTDQKAIQDLWQ, from the exons ATGGGGATGAGGCCCCTGAGGCCCCAGAACTATCTTTTCA CTGTGGAGGAAGATGCAGAGTCAGAAGATGAAGACAAGGAGGTTGTGAAACTCTTAAGCATATCTGGAAAGCAGTCTGCCCCTGGTGGTGGTAGCAAGCTTCCACAGAAAAGAGTAAAACTTGCTGCTGAtgaagatggtggtggtgatgattttgatgataaggaaactgaagaaaaacaCCA AATGGAAAAGACTCAAAACCACCATCAACACCAAGATCAAATGGACAAGAATCCttcaaaaaaacagcaaaaaactcCTGAAACACCAAAAGGACCTAGTTCTGTAGAAGACATTAAAGCAAAAATGCAAGCAAGTATAGAAAAAGGTGGTTCTATTCCCACAGTGGAAGCCAAGTTCATCAGTTATGTGAAGAATTGCTTCCAGATGACTGACCAGAAGGCTATTCAAGATCTCTGGCAGTAG
- the LOC129040095 gene encoding nucleophosmin-like isoform X1, which produces MGMRPLRPQNYLFSCELKANKVYHFKVDNNENEHQLSLTTISLGAGATDELDIVEAEAMNYEGSPIKVTLATLKMCVQPTVSLGGFEITPPVVLQLKCGSGPVHISGQYLVAVEEDAESEDEDKEVVKLLSISGKQSAPGGGSKLPQKRVKLAADEDGGGDDFDDKETEEKHQMEKTQNHHQHQDQMDKNPSKKQQKTPETPKGPSSVEDIKAKMQASIEKGGSIPTVEAKFISYVKNCFQMTDQKAIQDLWQ; this is translated from the exons ATGGGGATGAGGCCCCTGAGGCCCCAGAACTATCTTTTCAGTTGTGAACTAAAGGCCAACAAAGTTTATCACTTTAAGGTGGATAATAATGAAAATGAGCATCAGTTATCTTTAACAACAATCAGTTTAGGGGCTGGTGCAACAGATGAATTGGACATTGTTGAAGCAGAGGCAATGAATTATGAAGGCAGTCCAATTAAAGTAACACTGGCAACTTTGAAAATGTGTGTACAGCCAACGGTTTCCCTTGGGGGCTTTGAAATAACACCACCAGTGGTCTTACAGTTGAAGTGTGGTTCAGGGCCAGTGCATATTAGTGGACAGTACTTAGTAGCTGTGGAGGAAGATGCAGAGTCAGAAGATGAAGACAAGGAGGTTGTGAAACTCTTAAGCATATCTGGAAAGCAGTCTGCCCCTGGTGGTGGTAGCAAGCTTCCACAGAAAAGAGTAAAACTTGCTGCTGAtgaagatggtggtggtgatgattttgatgataaggaaactgaagaaaaacaCCA AATGGAAAAGACTCAAAACCACCATCAACACCAAGATCAAATGGACAAGAATCCttcaaaaaaacagcaaaaaactcCTGAAACACCAAAAGGACCTAGTTCTGTAGAAGACATTAAAGCAAAAATGCAAGCAAGTATAGAAAAAGGTGGTTCTATTCCCACAGTGGAAGCCAAGTTCATCAGTTATGTGAAGAATTGCTTCCAGATGACTGACCAGAAGGCTATTCAAGATCTCTGGCAGTAG